One Streptomyces fagopyri DNA window includes the following coding sequences:
- a CDS encoding SDR family oxidoreductase has protein sequence MKAVVIGGTGLIGSKVVRKLNDHGHDAVPASPNTGVNTLTGEGLAEVLQGAQVVIDVSNSPSFEDEAVMHFFRTSTTNLLQAAEEAGVTHYVALSIVGTDRLPQNGYFRAKLAQEELIKASGLAYSVVHATQFFEFMNGIADSATEGETVRIAPVKFQPIHSDDVATAVARTAAGAPLHGTVEIAGPDTFRFDELVRDVLTAQNDPRTVVADPHAPYFGSELQEDSLVPGSGAQLAETRFVEWFAQQK, from the coding sequence ATGAAGGCCGTAGTCATCGGCGGAACTGGGCTCATCGGCTCGAAGGTCGTCCGCAAGCTCAACGACCACGGGCACGACGCCGTCCCGGCCTCGCCCAACACGGGCGTCAACACACTTACGGGGGAGGGCCTTGCCGAGGTGCTCCAGGGCGCGCAGGTCGTGATCGACGTCAGCAACTCGCCCTCGTTCGAGGACGAAGCCGTGATGCACTTCTTCCGCACCTCCACCACCAACCTCCTTCAGGCGGCCGAGGAGGCTGGTGTCACCCACTACGTCGCGCTCTCCATCGTCGGCACCGACCGGCTCCCGCAAAACGGCTACTTCCGCGCCAAGCTGGCCCAGGAGGAGCTGATCAAAGCGTCGGGCCTTGCGTACTCCGTCGTGCACGCCACGCAGTTCTTCGAGTTCATGAACGGGATCGCCGACTCGGCGACCGAGGGTGAAACGGTGCGCATCGCTCCCGTCAAGTTCCAGCCCATCCACTCCGACGACGTGGCCACCGCCGTCGCCCGCACGGCGGCCGGCGCCCCGCTCCACGGGACGGTGGAGATCGCCGGCCCAGACACCTTCCGGTTCGACGAGCTGGTCCGCGACGTACTCACCGCCCAGAACGACCCCCGCACGGTCGTCGCGGACCCGCACGCGCCGTACTTCGGGTCCGAACTGCAGGAGGACTCCCTTGTGCCCGGTTCCGGCGCGCAGCTCGCCGAGACCCGGTTCGTCGAGTGGTTCGCACAGCAGAAGTGA
- a CDS encoding serine/threonine-protein kinase, translated as MSAAGSGGRVQPARPGDPSRVGPYRIIGRLGSGGMGTVHAGLTADGLRVAVKVIHPAQAEDPEFRARFRREVQLSARVQGPCLVPLLAADPEADTPWLATAYAPGLTLNQYLADHGALTSGTLYAFATGTAQALAAVHEAGVVHRDVKPQNVILTPAGPRVLDFGIARAADGTSVTRTGVMTGTPGWISPEYYRTSTAGPQGDMFAWGALVAYAATGRLPFGTGAPDVVAFRVMSGDPDLDGVPAELREVVESALAKEPADRISAASAAQQCSRFLASQATQILAGSDGPAPTRVGELVTAVWQMPAVDDPTWHAASPPSRRRAVTTVLVAAAVIGALAGGALAFPAAFPSVGGRDGARDAAAGRSTASPALHADGATEPAGTPGTPGAAAATRTAADPRGIRIPADPLAGVAHPAFTRAGDEAQPSDDEWRASTTASTQEEKDTAQAIEDDVRSMLATKGLDHLTATVTFDRRAQTVMVTGGPVSQLPEDDQEVFRRAGEMASCTTLARRLQGSPTTWSYGRYSVFWKSSDGDTEADVLGFGQATDGCYNEVAGQWRGDESGMATAQIPSTDKDEIRVAGATDKAITAAWKTRVAEGNGVDPSAADDDINLGFDPAEKAAYVWIQDTYGGLIGRAQRDNFQDVARRTACGKLRDEYSRNQSWQYIRWSVAVYGGNMGTPEFIGSGDCLS; from the coding sequence GTGAGCGCTGCTGGTTCCGGCGGGCGGGTACAGCCCGCTCGCCCAGGTGATCCTTCCCGTGTCGGCCCTTACCGGATCATCGGCCGCCTCGGCTCCGGCGGCATGGGGACCGTCCATGCCGGTCTCACCGCCGACGGGCTCAGGGTCGCTGTCAAGGTGATCCATCCTGCGCAGGCCGAAGACCCTGAGTTTCGGGCCCGGTTCCGCCGCGAGGTGCAACTGTCCGCGCGCGTGCAGGGGCCGTGCCTCGTGCCGCTGCTGGCTGCCGACCCCGAAGCCGACACGCCCTGGCTGGCGACCGCCTACGCTCCGGGTCTTACCCTCAACCAGTACCTGGCCGACCACGGCGCCCTGACCAGCGGCACCTTGTACGCCTTTGCGACGGGCACGGCCCAAGCTCTGGCGGCCGTGCACGAGGCCGGCGTCGTTCACCGGGATGTAAAGCCGCAGAACGTCATCCTCACTCCGGCCGGCCCTCGCGTCCTCGACTTCGGCATCGCCCGCGCCGCCGACGGCACGAGCGTGACCCGGACGGGCGTCATGACCGGCACCCCCGGCTGGATCAGCCCCGAGTACTACCGCACCAGCACCGCCGGGCCGCAGGGCGACATGTTCGCCTGGGGCGCGCTCGTCGCCTACGCGGCCACCGGCCGGCTCCCGTTCGGTACCGGCGCGCCGGACGTGGTCGCGTTCCGTGTGATGTCCGGGGACCCGGACCTGGACGGTGTACCCGCGGAACTGCGCGAAGTCGTGGAGAGCGCCCTCGCGAAGGAACCCGCCGACCGGATATCCGCCGCCTCGGCCGCCCAGCAATGCTCGCGGTTCCTCGCCTCCCAGGCCACCCAGATCCTCGCGGGCAGCGACGGACCGGCACCTACCCGGGTCGGTGAACTGGTCACGGCCGTGTGGCAGATGCCCGCGGTGGACGACCCCACCTGGCACGCCGCCTCCCCACCCTCCCGCAGACGGGCCGTCACGACCGTGCTCGTGGCCGCCGCCGTGATCGGCGCTCTCGCCGGGGGCGCCTTGGCCTTTCCGGCCGCCTTCCCGAGCGTCGGAGGTCGAGACGGCGCGCGGGACGCCGCCGCAGGCCGGTCGACCGCGTCCCCGGCCCTGCACGCCGACGGCGCCACCGAGCCCGCCGGAACCCCCGGAACTCCCGGGGCCGCTGCGGCGACGCGGACCGCGGCCGATCCGCGCGGGATCCGCATACCGGCCGATCCGCTGGCTGGCGTGGCCCACCCAGCCTTCACACGGGCCGGTGACGAGGCCCAGCCGTCGGACGACGAGTGGAGAGCGAGCACCACCGCGAGCACCCAAGAGGAGAAGGACACCGCACAGGCGATCGAGGACGACGTGAGGTCCATGCTCGCCACCAAGGGCCTGGACCACCTCACTGCCACGGTCACGTTCGACCGGCGCGCGCAGACCGTGATGGTGACCGGCGGGCCGGTCTCCCAGCTGCCGGAGGACGACCAGGAGGTATTCCGCAGAGCGGGAGAGATGGCATCCTGCACCACTCTCGCCCGCCGCCTCCAGGGCAGCCCCACCACCTGGTCCTACGGCCGTTACTCCGTCTTCTGGAAGAGCTCCGACGGCGACACCGAGGCGGACGTCCTCGGCTTCGGCCAGGCCACCGACGGGTGCTACAACGAGGTCGCCGGGCAGTGGCGTGGGGACGAGTCCGGCATGGCGACCGCGCAGATACCCAGTACCGACAAGGACGAGATCCGGGTCGCCGGCGCCACGGACAAGGCCATCACCGCCGCGTGGAAGACCCGGGTCGCCGAGGGCAACGGCGTAGACCCCTCCGCCGCGGACGACGACATCAACCTCGGATTCGACCCGGCCGAGAAGGCCGCATACGTGTGGATCCAAGACACCTATGGAGGGCTGATCGGCCGCGCCCAAAGAGACAACTTCCAGGATGTCGCCCGAAGGACTGCCTGCGGGAAGCTGAGGGACGAGTACAGCAGGAACCAGTCCTGGCAGTACATCCGCTGGTCCGTGGCCGTCTACGGCGGGAACATGGGGACCCCCGAGTTCATCGGCTCGGGTGACTGCCTCTCCTGA
- a CDS encoding transposase yields the protein MDLERELVPDGLRKLATALIPPCKPRGRAVERLRWRTGKCSAAMVYALTTSLCWASLPSCFGVGPATAHRRFAAWTRAGLWRRLHKALASRGWDHPRACGEQVPRASTATLGAGHPRVRRAPVTNTVTAWSLPVRRELPERISS from the coding sequence GTGGATCTTGAGCGCGAGCTCGTTCCTGACGGGCTGCGGAAGCTTGCGACGGCGCTGATACCACCGTGCAAGCCGCGTGGCAGGGCGGTGGAGCGCCTCCGGTGGCGGACCGGAAAGTGTTCTGCTGCGATGGTGTATGCCCTGACCACGTCGTTGTGCTGGGCGTCGCTGCCGTCCTGCTTCGGAGTGGGCCCGGCCACTGCGCACCGCCGATTTGCTGCCTGGACAAGAGCCGGCTTGTGGCGGCGCCTCCACAAGGCTCTCGCATCAAGGGGCTGGGACCATCCCCGCGCGTGCGGGGAGCAGGTCCCCAGGGCTTCCACGGCCACCCTGGGGGCGGGGCATCCCCGCGTGCGCCGGGCCCCTGTCACAAACACCGTCACTGCCTGGTCTTTGCCAGTACGCAGAGAACTTCCCGAAAGGATTTCCTCATGA
- a CDS encoding VOC family protein → MSLQLQVVAITLDCPDPLALAAFYRQATSLELHPKSDADFAGLNGEHGLLIGFQRVDAYQAPSWPDQIVPQQLHICFKTDEDLGETEARLLELGAGKPDHQPHGDKARVLTDPAGHPFCIAAR, encoded by the coding sequence ATGTCCCTGCAGTTGCAGGTGGTTGCGATAACTCTCGATTGCCCTGATCCGCTAGCTTTGGCGGCGTTCTATCGGCAGGCCACCAGCCTTGAACTGCACCCGAAGTCGGACGCCGACTTCGCGGGCCTCAATGGTGAGCACGGACTCCTGATCGGCTTTCAACGGGTCGATGCCTATCAGGCTCCGAGCTGGCCTGACCAAATCGTTCCGCAGCAACTGCACATCTGCTTCAAGACCGATGAGGACCTGGGTGAAACCGAGGCCCGACTGCTGGAACTCGGCGCAGGCAAGCCGGACCACCAGCCTCACGGGGACAAAGCGCGTGTTCTCACCGATCCAGCCGGACATCCCTTCTGCATCGCTGCGCGCTGA
- a CDS encoding RNA polymerase sigma-70 factor yields the protein MCAGDDANSLEQAAREFMGARSRLFGIAYRVLGSAAEAEDIVQEAWLRWQTTDRTDIREPTAFLATVTTRLAISCAQSARMRRESYIGPWLPEPVDTTSDPQLGAERAEVLDMALLFLLEKLNPVERAAYVLREAFNYPYQQIADILETSDGNTRQLVSRARKHLAAERREPVSSTAHQRLLKAFITAAQNGDLPALEEVLAADVVSYADGNGTRGASRIPVVGRPHVAKTFVAYAPRFWPGTDIRWVEANGRPAALVSAHGEPVALVTADVSERGIERVMWVVSPAKLAPYVASLRD from the coding sequence ATGTGCGCCGGTGATGACGCAAACTCCCTCGAGCAGGCGGCGAGGGAATTCATGGGAGCACGTTCCCGACTCTTCGGTATCGCGTACCGCGTGCTCGGCAGCGCCGCCGAGGCCGAGGACATCGTCCAGGAAGCCTGGCTGCGGTGGCAGACCACCGACCGCACCGATATCCGGGAGCCCACGGCGTTCCTGGCCACGGTCACGACTCGTCTGGCTATCAGCTGTGCCCAGTCCGCCCGGATGCGGCGCGAGTCGTACATCGGACCGTGGCTTCCGGAGCCGGTCGACACCACCTCGGATCCGCAGCTGGGTGCGGAGCGCGCGGAGGTGCTCGACATGGCACTGCTCTTCCTTCTGGAGAAGCTGAACCCTGTGGAGCGGGCCGCTTACGTTCTGAGGGAGGCCTTCAACTATCCGTACCAACAGATCGCCGACATCCTGGAGACGAGCGACGGCAATACGCGCCAGTTGGTGAGCCGCGCCCGGAAGCATCTGGCGGCAGAACGCAGGGAGCCGGTCAGTTCCACCGCTCACCAGCGCCTGCTCAAGGCGTTCATCACCGCGGCGCAGAATGGCGATCTGCCGGCGCTGGAGGAGGTTCTCGCGGCGGACGTGGTCAGTTACGCCGACGGGAACGGGACGCGCGGGGCGTCCAGGATTCCGGTTGTCGGGCGTCCGCACGTTGCCAAGACCTTCGTCGCGTACGCCCCGCGGTTCTGGCCCGGGACGGACATCCGGTGGGTCGAGGCCAACGGCAGGCCGGCCGCCCTCGTCTCAGCTCATGGAGAACCGGTGGCTCTGGTCACCGCCGATGTGTCGGAGCGGGGCATCGAACGCGTCATGTGGGTGGTGAGCCCGGCCAAGCTGGCTCCCTACGTAGCTTCGCTGCGCGACTGA